The following are from one region of the Biomphalaria glabrata chromosome 4, xgBioGlab47.1, whole genome shotgun sequence genome:
- the LOC106051852 gene encoding baculoviral IAP repeat-containing protein 7-A-like, producing the protein MQPRIYQSEKQRLKTFWNYPSSSPQFALVLAQAGFIYTGGGGAGDYTVKCVFCQIEKTSWNSEDDVEEVHRTLSPNCPLATGTLSGNVPLTRALQSVNFQEILNRLGAYHERRSCVRNDFRDLTQVEHSSSTIPSVPHTSRSNTVNDNEQNNEVPAPITIISDAVNVNALSNPSSNLSTSASQESTLVAVNSIQSHQTSVFSGLEATSQTPINRADQPVNSPQVSTSNPSTANQSTGAGGPTYSELGIVTDRPKRPEYALKSERLKTFSSWPRGHRLQPSDLADAGFYYAGYGDCARCFYCGGGLRNWEDDDDVWVEHGRWFSKCSFIRQRLGQVFIDAIQDLNKTLDKIPYSAVVNKIGSASYSSFLTDVREDALKKDPAVRSVVELGIPQSIALEMARLIKSNDGTLSSDSLLSKIRDERPDLVLTSRLMTSLREPNSSVEDLENIRRLKETNNVLRQQTACKICMDKEVEIVFLPCGHLVSCTECAAAMKDCPVCRKHVKGTVRAFVG; encoded by the exons ATGCAACCTAGAATATATCAGAGTGAGAAACAAAGATTGAAAACCTTTTGGAACTACCCGTCATCATCTCCCCAATTTGCATTAGTTCTAGCTCAGGCTGGTTTCATTTACACAGGAGGGGGAGGAGCAGGAGATTATACTGTCAAGTGTGTGTTTTGCCAGATAGAGAAAACTTCTTGGAACTCTGAAGATGATGTCGAAGAAGTTCATAGAACATTGTCACCGAATTGTCCATTGGCGACTGGGACATTATCTGGGAATGTTCCTTTGACAAGAGCTTTACAATCAGTAAATTTTCAAGAAATACTAAACAGACTTGGGGCATACCATGAAAGAAGGTCGTGTGTTAGAAATGACTTCAGAGACTTAACCCAAGTTGAACACAGTAGCAGTACTATACCATCTGTGCCCCATACCAGTAGATCCAATACAGTAAAtgacaatgaacaaaataacgaAGTTCCAGCACCCATCACTATTATCTCTGATGCTGTAAATGTTAATGCTCTCTCCAACCCATCTTCCAACTTATCAACAAGTGCTTCTCAGGAGTCAACCTTGGTTGCTGTTAACTCAATACAATCTCACCAAACTTCTGTATTCAGTGGATTGGAGGCTACATCCCAAACACCCATCAACAGAGCTGACCAGCCTGTGAATTCACCACAAGTTAGCACTTCAAATCCAAGCACTGCCAATCAAAGTACAGGGGCAGGTGGCCCTACCTATTCAGAACTTGGAATAGTCACTGACAGACCGAAACGTCCCGAATATGCCTTGAAGTCTGAGCGATTGAAAACGTTCTCAAGCTGGCCCAGAGGACATCGCCTTCAACCGTCTGATCTTGCTGATGCAGGTTTTTACTATGCAG GCTATGGAGATTGTGCTCGATGTTTCTACTGCGGAGGAGGCCTGCGTAATTgggaagatgatgatgatgtctGGGTAGAACATGGAAGATGGTTTTCTAAATGCTCATTTATCCGACAACGTCTAGGTCAAGTCTTTATTGATGCCATCCAGGATTTGAATAAAACATTGGACAAG ATACCATACAGCGCAGTGGTCAACAAAATTGGATCGGCTTCCTATTCTTCTTTTCTAACAG ATGTACGAGAGGATGCCTTAAAGAAAGACCCGGCAGTGAGATCTGTTGTTGAACTCGGAATACCTCAAAGTATTGCTCTTGAGATGGCAAGGTTGATCAAATCTAATG ATGGGACTCTGTCATCTGACAGTTTGTTGTCTAAAATAAGAGATGAGAGACCAGATCTGGTCCTGACTTCCAGACTCATGACTAGCCTGAGAGAACCAAACAGTTCAGTTGAAGATTTGG AGAACATCAGGAGATTGAAGGAAACGAACAATGTTCTACGTCAGCAAACTGCATGCAAGATATGTATGGACAAAGAGGTGGAGATTGTTTTCCTTCCTTGTGGTCACCTAGTGTCCTGCACTGAATGTGCTGCCGCCATGAAAGACTGCCCAGTGTGCCGTAAACATGTAAAAGGAACTGTCAGAGCGTTTGTTGGTTAA